The following coding sequences lie in one Opisthocomus hoazin isolate bOpiHoa1 chromosome 7, bOpiHoa1.hap1, whole genome shotgun sequence genomic window:
- the TMEM229B gene encoding transmembrane protein 229B codes for MAAAEPLTAFSRWYLYAIHGYFCEVMFTAAWEFVVNFNWKFPGVTSVWALFIYGTSILIVEKMYLYLKDKCNILVRCFIYTLWTYLWEFTTGLILRQFNACPWDYSQFDFDFMGLITLEYAIPWFCASFIMEQLVIRNTLRLRFDETAEPGAPTVPVALANGHVKTD; via the coding sequence ATGGCTGCGGCAGAACCTCTGACCGCTTTCTCCCGATGGTACCTCTACGCCATTCACGGTTATTTCTGTGAGGTGATGTTCACAGCTGCCTGGGAGTTTGTGGTCAACTTTAACTGGAAGTTCCCAGGTGTTACCAGTGTGTGGGCACTCTTCATCTATGGCACCTCCATCCTCATTGTGGAGAAGATGTACCTATATCTCAAAGACAAGTGTAACATTTTAGTGCGCTGCTTCATTTACACACTTTGGACATACCTCTGGGAGTTCACCACCGGCCTCATCCTGCGCCAGTTCAATGCCTGCCCATGGGACTACTCCCAGTTTGATTTTGACTTCATGGGCCTGATCACCCTGGAGTATGCCATCCCGTGGTTTTGTGCTTCTTTCATCATGGAGCAGCTGGTGATCAGAAACACCCTGCGCTTACGATTTGATGAGACTGCTGAGCCAGGGGCCCCCACTGTCCCCGTTGCCTTGGCCAACGGCCATGTGAAGACTGATTGA